In Candidatus Electrothrix scaldis, the genomic window TGTCCAAGGCCTTTAGCAAGGTCATTGATCAGGCGGCTAAAGAGGCTTCTTCCATGCAGGACGAGTATGTCAGCCAGGAACACCTTTTTCTCGGAATTTTAAAGAGCGATACCTTGGCCCCTACGGTGCAGATGCTCCAGCGTATGGGGATAAATCCCGTGACCTTTCTTCAAGCCCTCACCAGCATCCGGGGGAATCAGCGGGTCACCGATCCCTACCCGGAGGATAAATATCAGGCCCTGGAGAAATACGCCCGCAATCTGACGGATGTGGCTCGGCGCGGTAAGCTGGACCCGGTCATCGGGCGGGATGAAGAGGTGCGTCGGATCATCCAGGTACTCAGTCGCCGGACCAAGAATAACCCGGTGCTTATCGGTGAGCCAGGAGTGGGTAAGACCGCCATTGTTGAAGGACTAGCCCAGCGCATCGTCAACGGCGATATCCCTGCCACGCTGGAGGGTAAGCAGGTTATCTCCTTGGACTTGGGCCTGCTCATTGCCGGTGCCAAATACCGGGGAGAGTTTGAGGACCGGCTTAAGGCTGTGCTCAAAGAGGTGGAAAAGAAGGCTGGGGAGATCATTCTCTTTATTGATGAGATCCATACCCTGGTAGGGGCAGGGGCGTCAGAGGGTTCTATCGATGCCTCTAATATGCTGAAGCCAGCTCTGGCCCGGGGGGAACTCCATTGCGTGGGCGCCACCACTCTGGATGAGTACCGCAAGTATATAGAAAAAGATGCAGCCCTGGAACGCCGTTTCCAGCCGGTTTTGATTCAGGAGCCCAGTGAAGAGGATACCGTGGCTATTTTGCGCGGCATTAAGGAAAAGTACGAAGTGCATCACGGGGTACGCATCCAGGATGCAGCCACTGTGGCAGCGGTGATGCTCTCCAATCGCTACATCTCTGACCGCTTTCTGCCGGATAAGGCCATTGACCTGATTGATGAGGCGGCATCTCGGCTACGTATCGAGATTGATTCCATGCCCACTGAAATTGATGAGCTGGATCGTAAGCGAATCAAGATGGAGATTGAGCAGGAGGCCCTGAAAAAGGAAAAGGACAAGGCATCCAAAGAACAGCTGGAGCGCTTGAAAAAAGATCTGGCTGAGCTGAACGAGCAGCTCAATGCCATGAAAGGACAATGGCAGCTGGAAAAGGATGTGATTCAGCGTATTCGGGATATTAAGGCGCAGATTGATGAGGCCCATATTGAGGAGCAGCGGGCAGAGCGCACCGGTGATTTGAGCAAAGTGGCTGAGATCCGTTATGGTAAGATCGTTCAGCTGAACAAAGACTTGGAGGCGGAGAACGCGCATTTGGCTGAGATCCAGGAAAAGAGCCAGATGCTCAAGGAAGAGGTCAGTTCTGAGGATGTGGCTGCGGTGGTGGCTAAATGGACTGGTATCCCTGTGGATAAGCTGCTGGAAGGGGAAAAGGAAAAGCTGGTCCATGCCGAGGGCGAACTGGCTCGTCGGGTGGTGGGGCAGAAGGAGGCTATTTCCTCGGTGGCGAACGCAGTGCGCCGGGCCAGGGCTGGGCTACAAGACCCGGATCGACCGCTGGGTTCCTTTATCTTCCTCGGTCCTACTGGTGTAGGAAAAACCGAATTAGCTCGTAGCTTGGCTGACTTCCTCTTTGATTCGGAACAGGCTATGATACGCATCGATATGAGCGAGTACATGGAGAAGCATTCCGTGGCTCGCCTGATCGGAGCGCCTCCAGGCTATGTGGGCTATGATGAGGGCGGGATGCTCACCGAGGCAGTGCGGCGGCACCCATACTCAGTCATCCTGCTGGATGAGATTGAGAAGGCGCACCCGGATGTGTTCAACGTTCTGCTTCAGGCCCTGGATGATGGCCGGATGACCGACGGAAAAGGGAGAACGGTCTCCTTTAAAAACACCATCATGATCATGACCTCCAACCTGGGCAGTCACCTGATTATGGAGCTGAGTGAGAAGGATCCTGACGAGATGCGACGGCAGGTGGATGAGCTGCTGCACCGGCAGTTCCGGCCAGAGTTCCTCAACCGGGTGGATGAAATTATCACCTTCCACGGCCTGACCCGTGAGGATCTGTTGCAGATCGTGGATATCCAGATCAGTCGGATGGCCAAACGACTGGCGGAACGCAAGTACACTATAGAGCTGACCGAGGCGGCCAAGCAGTTCCTGGTGGAAACCGGCTATGATGCCAGCTACGGTGCCCGCCCCCTGAAACGGGCTATCCAGCGCTATATTGAAGATCCGCTGGCCCTAGAGATTCTGGAAGGTCGCTTTAGTGAGGGGGATACGGTGCGGATTGATCGGGGAGAAGGAAAGTTGATATTCACCAGGTAAACTGAAAGAAGAAAAATCCAGGAGAAGCGGCCTTCCGGGTAGGAAAGCCGCTTCTTTTTGGTGAAGTGAGGTTATTTCAAGAGCTTTTTCCACCAAGATTGGGGAGCTCTGGTATCCTGAACCTGATCTGGAAAAATGGGTTTGTGCTGGGTAAAGAAATCCTGAATTCCTGTTTCTTTGACAGTCATGGTAATTTTCAGGCAATCTCCCGCCAAGGCCATATCCTCTTCAATTCGAGGAAGCTGGAGCCAAGGTTCACGACCGTAGGAAAAAATAATGTTTTTCTTCGCTGGAGAAAGCCATTTGGAATCTCCGGCAAGAAAGAGTACGCTGAAATCTTCAGGCTTTTCAAAGGAAAGAATTTCTTTTTCCTGGCTAAGGTTATGTACTTTAATGGAGGCTAACTCAATCA contains:
- the clpB gene encoding ATP-dependent chaperone ClpB, producing the protein MQLDKFTVKSQEAIQAAHSLAEQFGNPEMQPEHLLKALLEQPEGVVVPILQKLGVTPAAVLSEADQLIAKLPKVSGSGAGQSYMSKAFSKVIDQAAKEASSMQDEYVSQEHLFLGILKSDTLAPTVQMLQRMGINPVTFLQALTSIRGNQRVTDPYPEDKYQALEKYARNLTDVARRGKLDPVIGRDEEVRRIIQVLSRRTKNNPVLIGEPGVGKTAIVEGLAQRIVNGDIPATLEGKQVISLDLGLLIAGAKYRGEFEDRLKAVLKEVEKKAGEIILFIDEIHTLVGAGASEGSIDASNMLKPALARGELHCVGATTLDEYRKYIEKDAALERRFQPVLIQEPSEEDTVAILRGIKEKYEVHHGVRIQDAATVAAVMLSNRYISDRFLPDKAIDLIDEAASRLRIEIDSMPTEIDELDRKRIKMEIEQEALKKEKDKASKEQLERLKKDLAELNEQLNAMKGQWQLEKDVIQRIRDIKAQIDEAHIEEQRAERTGDLSKVAEIRYGKIVQLNKDLEAENAHLAEIQEKSQMLKEEVSSEDVAAVVAKWTGIPVDKLLEGEKEKLVHAEGELARRVVGQKEAISSVANAVRRARAGLQDPDRPLGSFIFLGPTGVGKTELARSLADFLFDSEQAMIRIDMSEYMEKHSVARLIGAPPGYVGYDEGGMLTEAVRRHPYSVILLDEIEKAHPDVFNVLLQALDDGRMTDGKGRTVSFKNTIMIMTSNLGSHLIMELSEKDPDEMRRQVDELLHRQFRPEFLNRVDEIITFHGLTREDLLQIVDIQISRMAKRLAERKYTIELTEAAKQFLVETGYDASYGARPLKRAIQRYIEDPLALEILEGRFSEGDTVRIDRGEGKLIFTR